The DNA window CTGGGTCAGCTGTTATTACTTCTGGAAGATAAAGGTCTTCAAGTTTTCTTTGTAGTATCTCTTTTGAGTTATCTAAATCATCCATTAAATAGTTTAATATTAGTTTTTTATCTATTAGCCCAACTATCTTTTTTCCAAAAGATACTATTGGAATGTGGCTTACTTTTTTATCTTTTAGTAAATCATATGCCTCATCTAAAGTAGCACTACTATCAATATATATTATATTCTTTGTCATCAAGTCTTGTACATGATAAACTTCTTCTGAAGTATCAAGATTTGCCATTTTTTTATAGGCATTTACAGCTTCACTATCTGCTTGATTATTTGGGTTCTTTTTATTTTTTTCTTCATTATCAAGGTAGTTTTGAAATAATGTATCATCATCAGGTTTTAATCTTGCTTCATTTGGTGCATCAAGATTTTTTAGTTCATATAAGTTATCAGCTGTACTTCTAAAACCTACATTACCCTTGTTATATATTGCAAACATAATAACTACCTTTTGTTTATTTATAAAATAATATAAAATTTATATTAATAATATCTTAACATAAAATTCAGTCAGAATATACTTTATTTCTTCCTGTATCTTTTGCTTTATATAGATTTTCATCTGCTTTTTTATAAATTTCATCAATATCTTTTATATCTTTTGCTTTTTGCACTGTAATTCCAAAAGATGCAGTTACAAATGATGAAGCAGTATTTTTAATATGTTCTATACCTAGTTGTTCTATACCATCTCTTATTTCATCAATATATTTTATAGTTTTTTCTTTTTGTGTATCTCTTATTACAATACCAAACTCTTCTCCACCTAATCTAAAGCATAAGTCATCTGCTCGATTAAGTCTTGATTTTACATATGTTGAAACTTTGTTTAAAACCATATCTCCTTTTAGGTGACCATATGTATCGTTATAGTATTTAAAATTATCAATATCAAAAATACAAAATGTAATATAATCATTATTTCTTTTAGCAGCATTTATTATTTTTGGAAATACTTCATTGAAGTATCTTTTATTATAAAGTGTTGTTAATTCATCTGTAATTGATATCTCTTCTAATCTTTTTTTATTTGTAATATTCTGTTTTATTGATGTATATCCTATCTTTTTGTTGTTTTCATCATATATTGGAGAGACAACAATATCAACCCAAAAAACAGAGCCCTCTTTATCAATATTTTTTACTTCGCCTTTCCATGTTTGATTATTTCTTAGTGCATTCCACATATTATCAAAGACTTTTACATTCATATCTTCATGTTTTAATATATGATGAGGTTTACCTACAAGCTCTTCTTCTTTATATTTTGCTGTGTTACATAGTGCTTTTGATACATGAGTTATTTTTCCTTCTGTATCTAAATTTAAAAGTAGCACATTATCTTCTACAACTTTTAGATATCTTTTTCTTTCATTCTCTATTTTTTTTCTTTTTTTTATCTCTTTATTTAGTTTCTTATTTGTTTTTACAATTGTATAAATTACAGTAGAGAAAATAAAACATATTGCCAGAGTTGATAAAAACATAAAAAGATAGTTATTCTCTTGGGTATATTTTACAGATATCCAATTATTAAATATTCTATGATGTGTACTTTCATTAATTGAAGCAAGAGCTTTATTGAAAATAGATACAAGTTCAGGCTTGTCATTTCTTAATCCAATATGCAACTCCCAAGGATAGTTTAAATCTCCAGATATTTTCATCTCACCAAAATATTTTTTTTGTATCAAATATCCAGCTGTTGCAACAGTATCAACAAACCCATAAAGTTTTGAGTTTTTAACTTTTTTATATCCTTCTTCTACTGAGTTTACTTCAATTATATTTAGATTTGGATACTTTTCTAATAGTTCTTTAGGAAAAGCATACCCTTTTACAATTCCTAGTGGTCGATGAATTTCTCCAATATTATCAATAAATATCTCATTCATCTTTGTTACGATAACCAAAGGTAGTTTTAAATATGGTTGTGTAAAATTTAAATAATTAGAACGCTCTTTTGTTTTTACAACTAAAGGTATAATATCACATCTTCTATCTTTTGCATATTCTAATGTTTGTTCCCAAGATTTTGTAACCACAAGATTTATCTTAATATCTAAAAACTCTTTGATAATTTTTATATAATCTGAGCCTAATCCAATGTAATTTTTGTTGTCAATTTTATCCATTGGCATCCAGTCTGGATCAACACACATATTTAGTTGTTTTAAATTTTTTAGATATATCTTTTCATCATCTGTTAAAAGTGAATTTGAGTTAATTGGTAGATTAGTTATATTTTTGGCAAATAAACAAATAGATAAAAAAAAGAAAAATAGAATAATTTTTTTCATTTTGACACCTTTTGTTTATTGTACCATAAAATTTAATTAAAAGCTGTATAAAAAATCACACTTTGTGTTATAAATTAGGCAAGTGAATAACAAACGAGATACCAGAAGGGATATCTTGAATAAAGATTCTACCTTGCATATTGTTCTCAACAATAATTTTTGTCATATATAGTCCAATACCTGTTCCTTTTCCTTCCTCTTTTGTTGTGAAGTATGGCTCAAATATCTTCTCTTTTATACTCTCTTCTATTCCCCCTGCATTATCTTCTATCTCTATTATTACATTATCTACTGTTTGATGTGCTTTTATTCTTATCTTCCCATCTTTTATATCTTTCTCTACTATTGCATCTTTTGCATTTGATAATATATTTAGTATTCCTTGTGAAAACTCATTTTCAAATCCATATACTTTGATATTTTCTTCTATATCTTCTTCTAATTGTATTTGATGATTATGTAATGTTGATTCCATTAGATATATTGCTTTTTTTATTGTTTTTGCTACATCAAATAACTCTTTTTCTTTATTTGGTTTAAAAAAGTTTCTAAAATCATCTATTGTTTTTGACATATTAGTTGTCAGCATATTTGCTTTATCTACACTTCTTTGTAGAAACTCTTCATTTAAATCTCCCATTTTGTATGCAAATTGGATATTTTGCATTACTAATCCTAGGGCATTTAATGGTTGTCTCCATTGATGTGCTATATTTCCTATCATCTCTCCCATTGCTGCTAATTTACTTTGTTGGATTAGCATTTGCTCTTGTTTCCTTTGTTTATCTATCTCTTCTTTTACTTTTATTTTTAGTTCATATTTTCTTTTTTCTTGATAGTTAATATATGAATATATTATTAAAATAAGTGCGATAAATAAGATTGAAATAATTGTATTGAAAACATAAATCTGTTTTTTACTTTTTATATATAAATCTCTTCTAAAATGTGTTTCAATATTTAAATCATCTTTTATTTTCAAATTTGATATGATGAACTCATCATTAAAACTATTTTTTACTTTTATAGAAGGTAAAAAATTACTATTTTTTGTATACATAAAGTCATTTGGCATTTTATCTCTAATCATAATACTTTTAAATAGATTGTTGTTTAAACTTTTAATATTAAGAAGTTTTCCCGTATATATATACCCTCTAATTTCTCCTGTTGAATCACTTCTTAAAATATTTGATTTTACTACATAAAAGTATATATCTTCAAGTTTTAAAATTGTAGGTTTGTCTTCTTTTTCATAACTATTTAAAAGTGTTGATATAAACTTTTTTTTGTCATTTATAAACGTTGAAAAGTTAGAATAAATAGTGTCTTGTTTTAAGTTTACAAAGACCATAAATGCAAGATTTAAATCCTCTAAAGTTGAACTATCTTTTCTAAAGTTTTGAAAA is part of the Arcobacter sp. CECT 8986 genome and encodes:
- a CDS encoding CBS domain-containing protein, producing the protein MFAIYNKGNVGFRSTADNLYELKNLDAPNEARLKPDDDTLFQNYLDNEEKNKKNPNNQADSEAVNAYKKMANLDTSEEVYHVQDLMTKNIIYIDSSATLDEAYDLLKDKKVSHIPIVSFGKKIVGLIDKKLILNYLMDDLDNSKEILQRKLEDLYLPEVITADPDADIRSVCKVMLDFKLGAIPIVNEEDIIVGIISKTDIIKAVSHIPKLQLWS
- a CDS encoding diguanylate cyclase — encoded protein: MKKIILFFFFLSICLFAKNITNLPINSNSLLTDDEKIYLKNLKQLNMCVDPDWMPMDKIDNKNYIGLGSDYIKIIKEFLDIKINLVVTKSWEQTLEYAKDRRCDIIPLVVKTKERSNYLNFTQPYLKLPLVIVTKMNEIFIDNIGEIHRPLGIVKGYAFPKELLEKYPNLNIIEVNSVEEGYKKVKNSKLYGFVDTVATAGYLIQKKYFGEMKISGDLNYPWELHIGLRNDKPELVSIFNKALASINESTHHRIFNNWISVKYTQENNYLFMFLSTLAICFIFSTVIYTIVKTNKKLNKEIKKRKKIENERKRYLKVVEDNVLLLNLDTEGKITHVSKALCNTAKYKEEELVGKPHHILKHEDMNVKVFDNMWNALRNNQTWKGEVKNIDKEGSVFWVDIVVSPIYDENNKKIGYTSIKQNITNKKRLEEISITDELTTLYNKRYFNEVFPKIINAAKRNNDYITFCIFDIDNFKYYNDTYGHLKGDMVLNKVSTYVKSRLNRADDLCFRLGGEEFGIVIRDTQKEKTIKYIDEIRDGIEQLGIEHIKNTASSFVTASFGITVQKAKDIKDIDEIYKKADENLYKAKDTGRNKVYSD
- a CDS encoding sensor histidine kinase, which encodes MTLFILYLILFNLFTYNYFISDFKTLEIQENKDRIDLLITKIDDAITDAKNISNDYAIWDDTYEFIKNRNSNYIFQNFRKDSSTLEDLNLAFMVFVNLKQDTIYSNFSTFINDKKKFISTLLNSYEKEDKPTILKLEDIYFYVVKSNILRSDSTGEIRGYIYTGKLLNIKSLNNNLFKSIMIRDKMPNDFMYTKNSNFLPSIKVKNSFNDEFIISNLKIKDDLNIETHFRRDLYIKSKKQIYVFNTIISILFIALILIIYSYINYQEKRKYELKIKVKEEIDKQRKQEQMLIQQSKLAAMGEMIGNIAHQWRQPLNALGLVMQNIQFAYKMGDLNEEFLQRSVDKANMLTTNMSKTIDDFRNFFKPNKEKELFDVAKTIKKAIYLMESTLHNHQIQLEEDIEENIKVYGFENEFSQGILNILSNAKDAIVEKDIKDGKIRIKAHQTVDNVIIEIEDNAGGIEESIKEKIFEPYFTTKEEGKGTGIGLYMTKIIVENNMQGRIFIQDIPSGISFVIHLPNL